In one Chitinophaga sancti genomic region, the following are encoded:
- a CDS encoding GNAT family N-acetyltransferase → MRLRIATLTDLDAITALENICFPPNEAASRTTFIKRLQSFPDHFWVLEIDGVLVGFINGMVTNNETIKDEMFANANLHDDNGKWQSVFGLAVAPEWRRQGHAERLIRHLIEKAKAEERLGVTLTCKELLVPYYEKFGFADGGISTSAHGGEVWRDMRIRF, encoded by the coding sequence ATGAGACTCAGAATTGCCACCCTAACAGATTTAGATGCTATCACTGCCCTTGAAAATATTTGCTTTCCTCCAAATGAAGCGGCAAGCCGAACTACATTTATTAAACGCTTACAGTCTTTCCCCGATCATTTCTGGGTATTGGAGATTGATGGAGTGCTGGTAGGGTTTATCAATGGGATGGTGACAAATAATGAGACGATTAAAGATGAAATGTTTGCAAATGCGAATTTGCATGATGATAACGGGAAATGGCAGAGCGTATTTGGACTGGCAGTCGCGCCGGAATGGAGAAGACAGGGCCATGCAGAACGGCTGATCAGGCATTTAATTGAAAAAGCAAAAGCGGAAGAGAGATTAGGTGTCACACTGACGTGTAAGGAGTTGCTTGTACCTTATTATGAAAAATTTGGCTTTGCAGACGGGGGGATTTCCACCTCCGCGCACGGCGGGGAAGTGTGGCGGGATATGAGGATCAGGTTTTAA
- a CDS encoding Crp/Fnr family transcriptional regulator: MEEQYSLRQLFPELEEELYKEIEQHGEIREMPAGTVLLKKGQTIRYTMLILKGIVKLYQEDDEGNEFFMYDIEPGEACAISMVCTYRQENSQVLAKAMTDVSVLIIPLEYMDEWLGKYKSWHYFVIRTWRARYEDLLHTVNAIAFKKMDERLEHYIKERVRTMGRHIKLTHQEIAADLNSSREVISRLMKKMEKDGWIIIHRNAFEWIR; the protein is encoded by the coding sequence ATGGAAGAACAATATTCACTCAGACAGCTATTTCCGGAACTGGAAGAGGAATTATATAAAGAAATAGAACAACACGGGGAAATCCGCGAGATGCCTGCCGGCACGGTACTTTTAAAAAAAGGCCAGACCATCCGCTATACCATGCTCATCTTAAAAGGTATTGTAAAGCTTTACCAGGAGGACGATGAAGGCAATGAATTCTTCATGTATGATATCGAGCCTGGCGAAGCCTGTGCTATTTCTATGGTCTGCACGTACAGACAGGAGAACAGCCAGGTACTCGCAAAAGCGATGACTGATGTAAGTGTATTGATCATCCCCTTGGAGTATATGGATGAATGGCTGGGCAAATACAAAAGCTGGCATTACTTTGTGATCAGAACCTGGCGTGCCCGATATGAAGATTTGTTGCATACTGTCAACGCCATTGCTTTTAAGAAGATGGATGAGCGACTGGAACATTACATCAAAGAACGGGTCCGCACCATGGGCCGGCATATAAAGCTTACCCACCAGGAAATAGCAGCAGATTTAAATTCTTCCAGGGAAGTGATCAGTCGCCTCATGAAGAAGATGGAGAAAGACGGCTGGATTATTATTCATCGGAATGCATTTGAATGGATCAGATAA
- a CDS encoding FAD-dependent oxidoreductase, producing the protein MKYLIIGAVAGGASTAARLRRLDEHAEIIIFEKGAYISYANCGLPYYIGDVIKDRNKLFVQTAASFTKRFNIDVRVNSIVTSIDPARQTLTVFHHPSGNTYEETYDKLVISVGAEPIRPPLPGINNENVFTLRNVVDTDMIKSHITKANIRKVVIVGAGFIGLEMAENIHGLGIEVEIVERGPQILAPLDFPIAAIIQQHIRKKGITMHLNAAVAAFNRNEVVLDNRDVIETDMVILSIGVKPDLHLATEAGLETNKGIIVNEYLQTSDPNIYAVGDVIEFDNPLTGNASVTTLAGPANKQGRIVAHNLAFGNTQKYNGSINTAILKVFDMTVGTAGIASKHLKAAETEHIVSTTHGVSHASYYPGSKQMTIQISFTPTDGRLLGAQIAGYDGVDKRLDIFSTLIQQGKTIYDLIEFEQAYAPPFSSAKDPINIAGMVAENILLKRLQVIYWDDLENLDFYEDALIDVRTPDEYEMGHVKGSLNIPLDELRGRLSEIPKDKDIYIYCEAGLRGYLAQRILLQSGFSRVWNMSGGFRTWKICMKES; encoded by the coding sequence ATGAAGTATCTGATTATTGGTGCAGTAGCAGGAGGAGCATCAACTGCCGCCCGGTTAAGAAGATTAGATGAGCATGCTGAAATTATTATTTTTGAAAAAGGCGCATATATTTCTTATGCTAATTGCGGCCTTCCCTATTACATCGGAGATGTGATCAAAGACAGGAATAAACTCTTTGTACAAACCGCCGCTTCTTTTACAAAACGTTTTAATATCGACGTAAGGGTCAATTCTATCGTCACTTCTATTGATCCTGCCCGTCAGACCCTGACTGTTTTTCACCATCCATCGGGTAATACTTACGAAGAAACTTACGATAAATTAGTAATTTCTGTAGGTGCGGAACCTATTCGTCCGCCGCTGCCAGGGATTAATAACGAAAATGTATTTACGCTCAGGAATGTAGTAGATACAGATATGATCAAAAGCCACATTACAAAGGCAAATATCAGGAAAGTAGTCATTGTGGGTGCTGGCTTTATTGGGCTGGAAATGGCAGAAAATATTCATGGTCTCGGTATTGAAGTTGAGATCGTGGAAAGAGGGCCGCAGATCCTGGCACCTTTGGATTTCCCCATCGCAGCAATCATTCAGCAACATATCAGGAAGAAAGGAATCACCATGCACCTGAATGCTGCGGTGGCTGCTTTCAATAGAAACGAAGTGGTGCTGGATAACAGGGATGTGATTGAAACAGATATGGTAATTCTCTCTATCGGTGTGAAGCCGGATCTGCATCTTGCTACAGAAGCAGGTTTGGAAACCAATAAAGGAATAATTGTCAATGAATACCTGCAAACCTCTGATCCTAATATTTATGCTGTAGGCGATGTGATCGAGTTCGACAATCCGCTGACAGGCAATGCCAGTGTAACGACACTTGCCGGACCTGCAAATAAACAGGGCCGTATCGTGGCGCATAACCTGGCATTTGGAAATACGCAGAAATATAATGGCTCTATCAATACAGCTATCCTCAAGGTTTTTGATATGACAGTGGGTACTGCTGGTATTGCATCCAAACACCTGAAGGCCGCTGAGACCGAGCATATTGTTTCAACGACACATGGAGTTTCTCACGCAAGTTACTATCCCGGCTCCAAACAGATGACCATTCAGATTTCCTTTACGCCAACTGACGGACGGTTGCTCGGAGCACAGATTGCCGGCTATGATGGTGTTGATAAGAGATTGGATATATTCTCTACCCTTATACAGCAGGGCAAGACCATCTATGACCTGATTGAGTTTGAGCAGGCATATGCGCCGCCGTTTTCTTCTGCAAAGGATCCGATTAATATTGCGGGTATGGTAGCGGAAAATATTCTCTTAAAGAGATTGCAGGTAATTTACTGGGATGACCTGGAGAACCTGGATTTCTATGAAGATGCATTGATTGATGTACGTACACCGGACGAATATGAAATGGGGCATGTGAAAGGTTCATTGAATATTCCCCTGGATGAGTTGAGGGGAAGACTGTCAGAGATACCAAAGGATAAGGATATATATATTTATTGTGAGGCAGGATTGAGAGGCTACCTGGCACAAAGGATCTTATTGCAGAGTGGATTTAGCAGGGTGTGGAATATGTCAGGAGGGTTCAGAACCTGGAAGATCTGTATGAAAGAGAGTTAA
- a CDS encoding pentapeptide repeat-containing protein, whose amino-acid sequence MIGNKIALARKNMNMTQAQLAKQLFITPQAVGKWERDESIPDIATMNRLAEILMVDLNYFSDNEVNFTPKEKIKAKPSWDMSLGNWVDADFSGINNLHEKFSTSNILRSKFVCAELAGIHMKGNSIDKCDLRGATFDDGQLEKCYIINDNFKDCSLRDTQLIACYLKDCDFSGSDFTGTVFTSCYLQKVLLSGAVLNGTSFKGTSLADIVFEGLVENCVFDNGSFSKVIFQNATLVNTFFKSKSLKKIKFVDCKADKLTYEFLKSGQGDLNGVTLLEEEPLI is encoded by the coding sequence ATGATCGGTAACAAAATAGCCCTGGCCCGTAAGAATATGAATATGACCCAGGCACAATTGGCGAAGCAATTATTCATCACCCCACAGGCTGTGGGCAAATGGGAACGGGATGAATCCATCCCTGATATTGCAACAATGAATCGCCTGGCTGAGATATTAATGGTAGATCTTAATTATTTCTCTGATAATGAAGTCAATTTTACCCCAAAAGAGAAGATTAAAGCAAAACCCAGCTGGGATATGTCTCTGGGCAATTGGGTAGATGCTGACTTCTCCGGAATCAACAACCTGCACGAGAAATTCAGTACCTCCAATATACTGCGCTCAAAATTTGTTTGCGCAGAGCTGGCCGGTATCCACATGAAAGGCAATAGTATCGATAAGTGTGATTTACGGGGAGCAACCTTTGATGATGGGCAACTGGAGAAATGCTATATCATTAATGACAATTTTAAAGACTGTAGCCTCAGGGATACGCAACTCATAGCCTGTTATTTGAAAGACTGTGATTTCTCCGGATCAGATTTCACTGGTACTGTATTTACCTCCTGTTATTTGCAAAAAGTGCTGCTGTCCGGTGCTGTGTTGAATGGTACATCCTTCAAGGGAACGAGCCTTGCAGATATTGTATTTGAAGGACTGGTTGAGAATTGTGTGTTTGATAATGGAAGTTTTTCGAAGGTGATATTTCAAAATGCAACCCTGGTCAATACTTTTTTTAAATCTAAAAGCCTGAAAAAGATCAAATTTGTGGATTGTAAGGCAGATAAATTGACATATGAGTTCTTGAAAAGCGGCCAGGGAGATCTGAATGGGGTAACCTTATTGGAAGAAGAACCACTTATTTGA
- a CDS encoding error-prone DNA polymerase produces MNYIELQITSNFSFLRGASHPEELVAQASLYGYSAIAITDHNTLAGVVRAHVAAKAKGMRIIPGATLKLQDGPSLLALPTNKTAYGRLSKLLTTGNLRTEKGKCELYKKDVYAHKEDIQFIIIPPQELNDKFDFDPPFKQAVKEYKETLGNALSLAAVRTYHGLDQKRFFRLHQLAQIHNIPLVATNDVHYHEKSRRQLQDVLTCTREKCTITQAGFKLHSNAERYMKAPEEMIRLFRQYPNAIERTIEIANACQFDLDTLEYVYPEEILDKNKTPLQQLTDLAWEGAHEHFGDIIPDSISNAINHELTFIEEMNYASYFLTVYDIVKFARSQGILCQGRGSAANSTICYCLGITAVNPTKFDLLFERFISSARNEPPDIDVDFEHERREEVIQYVYNKYGRNRAAIVATVTQQHFRGALRDVGKAMGLSVDTLQQLSKAISRHTETFDARLLVEQGLNPEDPNLKKVVELTNQMIGFPRQLGQHTGGFIITQDQLTDLCPILNARMEDRTNIEWNKDDIDALGFLKIDILALGMLTCIRKAFVLAREHYDLHLTLANIPQDDPRVYEMISNADTIGVFQIESRAQQSMLPRLRPEKFYDLVIEVAIVRPGPIQGDMVHPYLRRRNGEEAVEYPSKELEDILGKTLGVPLFQEQAMKIAIVAAGFTPAEADMLRRSMATFKAQGQVTQFERKLIDGMVKKGYKQDFAQRVFRQLEGFGAYGFPESHAASFALLVYVSSWLKCFYPDVFASALLNSMPMGFYQPAQIVSDARKHGVEVRPVDINHSIWDNTLEEKSGAYCAMRLGFRQVTGLRADDIKQLLQHRAEGFNSVNQLYDAGIKLSTLEKLANADAFRSIGLDRRKALWEVSALHDHPIALFAGQPSETTFESQIELPLMSMPEHVVQDYATTALSLKAHPVSFVREQLAALHISTTQDVNNAVNGTPVKVAGLVLVRQRPGTASGVCFITIEDETGCSNLVVFQHVFTQFKSDIVQSKLLMVEGTLQREEQVVHVIVKKCYNFSKLLRNMTVIPDSRDFK; encoded by the coding sequence ATGAACTACATCGAACTACAAATAACCAGCAATTTCAGCTTTCTCCGCGGTGCCTCCCATCCAGAGGAACTCGTAGCGCAAGCCTCTCTATACGGCTACTCTGCCATCGCCATCACCGACCACAACACCCTTGCCGGCGTTGTTCGTGCCCACGTAGCCGCAAAAGCCAAAGGTATGCGCATCATCCCCGGCGCCACGCTTAAGCTCCAGGATGGCCCCTCCCTCCTCGCCCTGCCCACCAACAAAACCGCCTATGGCCGCCTCTCAAAACTTCTTACCACCGGCAATCTCCGCACGGAAAAAGGTAAATGCGAACTCTATAAAAAAGATGTCTACGCCCACAAAGAAGATATCCAATTCATCATCATCCCTCCCCAGGAACTAAATGATAAATTTGATTTCGACCCCCCATTCAAACAAGCTGTAAAAGAATACAAAGAAACATTGGGAAATGCCCTCTCCCTCGCCGCCGTGCGTACCTATCATGGCCTGGATCAAAAACGCTTTTTTCGTTTACACCAATTAGCCCAAATACACAACATCCCCCTCGTTGCCACCAACGACGTCCATTACCATGAAAAATCCCGCCGCCAGCTCCAGGATGTCCTCACCTGCACCAGAGAAAAATGCACCATTACCCAGGCCGGCTTCAAACTACACTCCAACGCCGAACGCTATATGAAAGCGCCGGAAGAGATGATCCGACTTTTCCGGCAATACCCCAACGCCATCGAAAGAACCATCGAGATCGCAAACGCCTGCCAGTTCGACCTGGATACATTAGAATATGTTTACCCCGAAGAAATTCTTGATAAAAACAAAACACCTCTCCAGCAGCTCACCGACCTTGCCTGGGAAGGTGCTCATGAACACTTTGGAGACATCATTCCCGATTCCATCTCCAACGCCATCAACCACGAGCTTACATTCATCGAAGAAATGAATTACGCTTCCTACTTCCTCACGGTCTACGACATTGTAAAATTCGCCCGCTCCCAGGGTATTCTCTGTCAGGGAAGAGGCTCCGCCGCTAATTCTACCATCTGTTACTGCCTCGGCATTACTGCCGTTAATCCTACCAAATTCGATCTCCTATTCGAACGCTTCATTTCCTCTGCCCGTAATGAACCACCCGATATCGATGTCGATTTCGAACATGAAAGGCGCGAAGAAGTGATCCAGTACGTCTACAATAAATATGGCCGTAACAGGGCGGCTATCGTCGCCACCGTTACCCAGCAACACTTCAGAGGAGCCCTTCGTGATGTAGGCAAAGCTATGGGCCTCTCTGTCGATACCCTGCAACAATTATCCAAAGCAATCAGCAGGCATACTGAAACCTTTGATGCCCGGTTGCTGGTTGAACAAGGCCTTAATCCTGAAGATCCGAATCTTAAAAAAGTAGTGGAACTCACCAACCAGATGATCGGCTTTCCAAGACAATTAGGGCAGCATACCGGTGGTTTCATCATTACCCAGGATCAGTTGACTGACCTCTGCCCTATCCTGAATGCCCGCATGGAAGACCGGACAAATATCGAATGGAATAAGGACGATATTGATGCCCTGGGATTTCTGAAAATTGACATCCTCGCGCTGGGTATGCTTACCTGTATCCGCAAAGCTTTTGTGCTGGCCAGGGAGCATTATGACCTGCACCTGACCCTTGCAAATATTCCCCAGGATGATCCCCGGGTGTATGAAATGATCAGCAATGCGGATACCATTGGCGTATTCCAGATTGAAAGCAGGGCACAACAATCTATGCTTCCCAGGCTACGCCCTGAAAAATTTTATGACCTGGTGATCGAAGTCGCTATCGTTCGGCCCGGGCCTATTCAGGGAGACATGGTGCACCCTTACCTGAGAAGACGGAACGGAGAAGAAGCCGTTGAATATCCATCCAAAGAACTGGAAGATATTCTTGGTAAGACACTAGGTGTACCACTGTTTCAGGAACAAGCTATGAAAATCGCCATCGTGGCTGCAGGCTTTACGCCAGCCGAAGCGGACATGCTAAGGCGCAGCATGGCCACTTTCAAAGCACAGGGCCAGGTGACACAGTTTGAAAGAAAACTGATCGATGGTATGGTGAAAAAGGGATACAAACAGGATTTCGCACAACGGGTATTCAGACAATTGGAAGGATTCGGTGCCTATGGTTTTCCTGAATCACATGCAGCCAGTTTTGCGCTCCTGGTCTATGTTTCTTCATGGCTGAAATGCTTTTATCCGGATGTATTTGCCAGCGCCCTGCTGAACAGTATGCCGATGGGATTTTATCAACCCGCGCAGATCGTTTCTGATGCACGTAAACATGGAGTGGAAGTAAGACCTGTTGATATCAATCATTCTATATGGGACAATACATTAGAAGAAAAGTCAGGCGCTTATTGCGCGATGAGACTAGGGTTCAGACAGGTGACTGGTTTACGGGCAGACGATATCAAACAGCTCCTCCAACACCGCGCAGAAGGATTCAACTCGGTTAATCAACTATATGATGCCGGTATTAAGCTAAGCACTTTAGAAAAACTGGCCAATGCGGATGCCTTCCGATCTATTGGATTAGATAGGAGAAAAGCGCTCTGGGAAGTGTCTGCATTACATGACCACCCTATTGCCTTATTTGCCGGACAACCTTCTGAAACTACTTTTGAATCACAGATCGAACTACCACTCATGAGTATGCCGGAACACGTAGTACAGGATTATGCCACGACAGCACTATCACTGAAAGCCCATCCTGTCAGTTTTGTAAGAGAACAATTGGCCGCACTGCACATTTCCACTACACAGGATGTGAACAATGCTGTCAACGGTACCCCCGTGAAGGTAGCCGGATTGGTGCTGGTTAGGCAACGCCCCGGTACCGCATCGGGCGTATGTTTTATCACTATTGAAGATGAAACAGGGTGTAGTAACCTGGTGGTATTCCAGCACGTTTTCACCCAGTTCAAAAGCGATATCGTGCAGTCGAAACTGCTAATGGTAGAAGGTACTTTACAGCGGGAGGAGCAGGTAGTACATGTAATTGTTAAGAAATGTTATAATTTCTCAAAGCTATTACGAAATATGACGGTGATTCCGGATTCGAGAGATTTCAAATAA